The following are encoded together in the Ovis canadensis isolate MfBH-ARS-UI-01 breed Bighorn chromosome 2, ARS-UI_OviCan_v2, whole genome shotgun sequence genome:
- the LOC138434588 gene encoding interferon omega-1-like translates to MAFVLSLLMALVLVSYGPGGSLGCVLSPNQVLLGRKNLRLLGEMTRLSPHLCLQDRKDFAFPQEMVEGGQLQEAQAISVLHEMLQQSFNLFHTERSSAAWDTTLLKQLRTGLHQQLDDLDACLGQVTGEKDSALGRTGPTLAMKRYFQGIHVYLQEKEYSDCAWEIVRLEIMRSSLHQPACKKG, encoded by the coding sequence ATGGCCTTCGTGCTCTCTCTACTCATGGCCCTGGTGCTGGTCAGCTACGGCCCGGGAGGATCCCTGGGCTGTGTCCTGTCTCCCAACCAAGTGCTGCTTGGCAGGAAGAACCTCAGGCTCCTGGGCGAAATGACGAGACTCTCCCCTCACTTGTGTCTGCAGGACAGAAAAGACTTCGCTTtcccccaggagatggtggagggcggccagctccaggaggcccaggccatCTCTGTGCTCCACGAGATGCTCCAGCAGAGCTTCAACCTCTTCCACACAGAGCGCTCCTCTGCTGCCTGGGACACCACCCTCCTGAAGCAGCTCCGCACTGGACTCCATCAGCAGCTGGATGACCTGGATGCCTGCCTGGGGCAGGTGACGGGAGAGAAAGACTCTGCCCTGGGAAGGACGGGCCCCACCCTGGCCATGAAGAGGTACTTCCAGGGCATCCATGTCTACCTGCAAGAGAAGGAATACAGCGACTGCGCCTGGGAAATCGTCAGACTGGAAATCATGAGATCTTCTCTTCATCAGCCAGCTTGCAAGAAAGGTTAA
- the LOC138434589 gene encoding interferon omega-1 yields the protein MAFVLSLLMALVLVSYGPGGSLGCVLSQNHVLIGRKNLRLLGQMRRLSPRFCLQDRKDFAFPQEMVEGGQLQEAQAISVLHEMLQQSFNLFHTERSSAAWDTTLLEQLLTGLHQQLDDLDACLGQVMGEEDSALGRTGPTLAMKRYFQGIHVYLKEKGYSDCAWETVRVEIMRSLSSSASLQERLKMMYGDLSSP from the coding sequence ATGGCCTTCGTGCTCTCTCTACTCATGGCCCTGGTGCTGGTCAGTTATGGCCCGGGAGGATCCCTGGGCTGTGTCCTGTCTCAGAACCATGTTCTAATTGGCAGGAAGAACCTCAGGCTCCTGGGCCAAATGAGGAGACTCTCCCCTCGCTTCTGTCTGCAGGACAGAAAAGACTTCGCTTtcccccaggagatggtggaggggggccagctccaggaggcccaggccatCTCTGTGCTCCACGAGATGCTCCAGCAGAGCTTCAACCTCTTCCACACAGAGCGCTCCTCTGCTGCCTGGGACACCACCCTCCTGGAGCAGCTCCTCACTGGACTCCATCAGCAGCTGGATGACCTGGATGCCTGCCTGGGGCAGGTGATGGGAGAGGAAGACTCTGCCCTGGGAAGGACGGGCCCCACCCTGGCCATGAAGAGGTACTTCCAGGGCATCCATGTCTACCTGAAAGAGAAGGGATACAGCGACTGCGCCTGGGAAACCGTCAGAGTGGAAATCATGAGATCCTTGTCTTCATCAGCCAGCTTGCAAGAAAGGTTGAAAATGATGTATGGAGACCTGAGCTCGCCTTGA